Below is a window of Ralstonia nicotianae DNA.
GCAGCGCCATCATGGTGCCCGAAGCCAACGTACACGAGGCCCGCCTGAAGCTGGCGGCGCAGGGGCTGCCCAAGGGCGGCCTGGCCGGCTTCGAGCTGATGGAGAACCAGAAGTTCGGCACCAGCCAGTTTGTCGAACAGGTCAATTACCAGCGCGCCCTGGAGGGCGAGCTGGCCCGCACCATCCAGGCCATGCAGGAGGTGCAGTCCGCCCGCGTGCACCTGGCGCTGTCCAAGCCGTCGGTGTTCGTGCGCGAGCAGGTCAAGCCCAGCGCCTCGGTGCTGCTCAAGCTGTATCCGGGCCGCATGCTCGACCGCTCCCAGGTGCAGGCCATCGGCCACCTGCTCGCCAGCAGTGTGCCGGACCTGCCGCTGGCCAACGTGACGGTGGTCGACCAGTCGGGCCGGCTGCTGTCTGCGTCGTTCCAGGACAACGCCTCGGGCCTGGACCCGACCCAGCTCAATTACGTCCGCGACATCGAGCAAGGCTACATCAAGCGCATCGAGGCCATCCTCGGCCCGGTGGTGGGCGAAGACAACGTGCGCGCCCAGGTGACCGCCAACGTCGACCTCGACAACACCGAGCAGATGGCCGAGACGTACCGTCCGAACCAGGACCCGGCCAACGGCGCCGTGCGCAGCACGCATACCAGCGAATCGACGCAGAACAAGGCCGGCGCGCAGGGCGGCGTGCCGGGTGCGCTGTCCAACCAGCCGCCGACCGCGCCGCGCATGCTGCCGACCGCGCCGGCGCCCGCCGCGCAGCAGGCCGCCGCCGGACAGAACGGCCAGAATGGCCAGAACGGTCAGCAGCAGGGCGCCGCCGCCGGCACCGGTCAGGCCGCGGCCAACACCGCCGAGTCCAGCGCGCGCGACACCACCATCAACTACGAAGTCGACAAGACCGTGCGCCGCACCCGCGCCGCGGTGGGCACCGTGCGCCGCCTGTCGGTGGCCGTGGTGGTCAACTACCGCGCCGACGGCAAGACGTGGAAGCCGCTGTCGGATGCCGAGATGACCAAGCTCAACGCGCTGGTCAAGGACGCCGTGGGCTATGACGCCAAGCGCGGCGATTCGGTGAATGTGGTCAACAGCCAGTTCTCGGGCACGTTGCCGACGTCCAAGGACGACCTGCCGCTGTGGAAGCAGCCGGAGATGATCCACTACGCCATCCAGGCCGCCAAGTACGGTGCGCTGGCGATCGGGTTCCTGATCCTGGTGTTCGCCGTGATCCGCCCGCTGATCCGTTCGATGAACAAGAAGGACGAGCCCGTCACGGCCACCTTCGTGGGCCGCGAGGGCGAAGACCCGAACGCGCCGATCATCACCGGCGCGGCGGCCCCGGCCGGTCCGGAGCTCGAAGGCCCGTCGGCCTCCACCGACGGCGACGAAGTCCCGGACGAGCTGCCGCAGCTCAAGCAGAACCACGATTTCGAACAGAAGCTGGAGACGATGCGCCGCGTCGCCCAGCAGAACCCGCGCGCGGTCGCGGCCGTCATCAAGCAATGGGTGAGTAACGAATGAGCGCCGAAGGACTCCAACGCAGCGCCATCCTGCTGATGTCGCTCGGCGAAAACGAAGCCGCCGAGGTGCTCAAGCACCTGGGCCCGCGCGAAGTGCAGAAGCTGGGCGCCACCATGGCCGCGCTCAAGAACGTCTCGCGCGACCGCGTGCTCGATGCCTTCGACGCGTTCTTCATCGAGGCCGAAGACCTGCCGCTGGACATCGACTCCAACGAGTACATCCGCTCCGTCTTCCGCAAGGCCCTGGGCGACGACCGCGCCGCCAACATCATCGACCGCATCCTGTCGGGCGGCGATACCAGCGGCATCGAAGGCCTGAAATGGATGGACGCCTCGTCGGTGGCCGAACTGATCCGCAACGAGCACCCGCAGATCATCGCCACCATCCTGGTCCACCTGGACCGCGACCAGGCGTCCGAAATCCTGACCTACTTCACTGAGCGCCTGCGCAACGACACCGTCCTGCGCATTGCCACGCTCGACGGCATCCAGCCGAGCGCGCTGCGCGAGCTGAACGAAGTGCTGACCGGGCTGCTGCAGGGCAACGACCACCGCAAGAAGAGCACGCTGGGTGGCGTGCTCACGGCGGCGGAAATCCTCAACCTGGTGCCGAGCGCCGTGGAAAGCGCCGTCATCGAGGGCGTGCGCTCGCGCGATCCGGAACTGGCCGATGCCATCGTCGAGAAGATGTTCGTCTTCGACAACCTGATCGACCTGGACAACCGCAGCCTGCAGAGCCTGCTGCGCGAGGTCGGCCAGGATGTCCTGGTGGTGGCGCTCAAGGGCGCCAAGCAGGAGTTCCGCGACAAGGTGTTCGCCAACATGTCGCAGCGTGCCGGCCAGATGCTCAAGGAAGAACTGGAGGTGCTGGGCCCGGTCAAGGTGTCGGAGGTGGAGACGCAGCAGAAGGAAATCCTGCAGATCGCCCGCCGCCTGGCCGACGAAGGCGAAATCACCATCGGTCGCAAGGCGGAGGACGCCTATGTCTGACGCCGTCCTGCATGCCCGCCTGACGGAGCGCTGAGATGCCGCGCCCGCCCATCATCCCGCGCGATACGCTGGTCGACTGCCATCCGTGGGAGCCGACCGACTTCGTGCGCCAGGCCGAGTTGGCCGCCGCCGCCGCGGCACCGCCGCCTCCGCCGCCCGAGCCCGAGCCGCCCGAGGAGCCGCCGATTTCCGAAGAGGAATGGCAGGCCATGCTGGAGGCCGAGCTGGCCAACGCCCGCGACGAAGGCCGCCGCGACGGCTTTGCCCAGGGTTTCCAGGACGGCTTCGAGCAGGGCCGCCGGCAGGGCGAGGAAGATTCCCGGCAGATCGCCGCGCTGATGCAGTCGGTGCGCGAGGCCATCGACCAGATGAACGGCAGCGTCGCCGAAGAGCTGGTCGGCCTGGCATTGCAGCTGGCGCAGCAGTTCCTGCGCGGCGCGCTGCGTGCCCAGCCCGAGCGCATCCTGCCGCTGGTGCGCGAAGTGCTGGGCGATGCGCCCACCGCGCCGGCGCCCGCCATGCTGCGCGTGCATGCGGACGACGCCGAACTGATCCGCCAGGCGCTGGGCACCGAACTGGCCGCCGCCGGCTGGACACTGGTGGTCGATGCCGCCATCGAGCGCGGCGGCTGCCGCGTGCAGACCCGCTTCGGCGAGACCGACGCCACCCTGCAGACGCGCTGGGCCGAGCTGACCCGCGCACTGGGCCGCGACACCGCCTGGATCGTCAGCGAACGGGTCGAAGCCGAGCGCGTGGCGGGAGGAGCGCTCCATGTTGCCTGACCCCGCGCAGACCGGCGCCCGCGCGCCGGCCTCCCAGGCCAACCCGAATGTCAACCTGTGGCAGGCGCACCTGCACCAGACCGCCCAGCGCGCACGCCTGGCGCGTCCGGTGGTGACCTGCGGCAAGCTCACGCGGGTGGCGGGCCTGGTGATGGAAGCGGTGGGGCTGAAGCTGCCGGTCGGCAGTGCCTGTCGCGTGGAGCTGCCGTACGGCCGCCACGTGCTGGCGGAGGTGGTCGGCTTTGCCGAGGAGCGCGCCTTCCTGATGCCGCAGACCGATCTGGTCGGCGTGGTGCCGGGCGCGCGCGTGTTTCCGCTCGAGCCGCAGCATCTGCCGCTCGATAC
It encodes the following:
- the fliH gene encoding flagellar assembly protein FliH — translated: MPRPPIIPRDTLVDCHPWEPTDFVRQAELAAAAAAPPPPPPEPEPPEEPPISEEEWQAMLEAELANARDEGRRDGFAQGFQDGFEQGRRQGEEDSRQIAALMQSVREAIDQMNGSVAEELVGLALQLAQQFLRGALRAQPERILPLVREVLGDAPTAPAPAMLRVHADDAELIRQALGTELAAAGWTLVVDAAIERGGCRVQTRFGETDATLQTRWAELTRALGRDTAWIVSERVEAERVAGGALHVA
- the fliF gene encoding flagellar basal-body MS-ring/collar protein FliF, with protein sequence MPTTADSVAVADTLGTVEMPAVGQGAIVRQNAGGLGALGPLGRLSPRMLAMIAAAALIAVVAAGMLWSRAPSYRVLYSNVADSDGGAIIAALQQMNVPYRFADGGSAIMVPEANVHEARLKLAAQGLPKGGLAGFELMENQKFGTSQFVEQVNYQRALEGELARTIQAMQEVQSARVHLALSKPSVFVREQVKPSASVLLKLYPGRMLDRSQVQAIGHLLASSVPDLPLANVTVVDQSGRLLSASFQDNASGLDPTQLNYVRDIEQGYIKRIEAILGPVVGEDNVRAQVTANVDLDNTEQMAETYRPNQDPANGAVRSTHTSESTQNKAGAQGGVPGALSNQPPTAPRMLPTAPAPAAQQAAAGQNGQNGQNGQQQGAAAGTGQAAANTAESSARDTTINYEVDKTVRRTRAAVGTVRRLSVAVVVNYRADGKTWKPLSDAEMTKLNALVKDAVGYDAKRGDSVNVVNSQFSGTLPTSKDDLPLWKQPEMIHYAIQAAKYGALAIGFLILVFAVIRPLIRSMNKKDEPVTATFVGREGEDPNAPIITGAAAPAGPELEGPSASTDGDEVPDELPQLKQNHDFEQKLETMRRVAQQNPRAVAAVIKQWVSNE
- the fliG gene encoding flagellar motor switch protein FliG, whose translation is MSAEGLQRSAILLMSLGENEAAEVLKHLGPREVQKLGATMAALKNVSRDRVLDAFDAFFIEAEDLPLDIDSNEYIRSVFRKALGDDRAANIIDRILSGGDTSGIEGLKWMDASSVAELIRNEHPQIIATILVHLDRDQASEILTYFTERLRNDTVLRIATLDGIQPSALRELNEVLTGLLQGNDHRKKSTLGGVLTAAEILNLVPSAVESAVIEGVRSRDPELADAIVEKMFVFDNLIDLDNRSLQSLLREVGQDVLVVALKGAKQEFRDKVFANMSQRAGQMLKEELEVLGPVKVSEVETQQKEILQIARRLADEGEITIGRKAEDAYV